A genomic window from Acidimicrobiia bacterium includes:
- a CDS encoding Flp family type IVb pilin: protein MNLATRLFSTLQARMRAEDGASLVEYAFLVALIAIVAVVAVAFFGQRLSNSYNSIATAPGW from the coding sequence ATGAACCTCGCAACTCGACTCTTCAGCACTCTGCAGGCCCGGATGCGGGCTGAGGACGGGGCGAGCCTCGTCGAATACGCATTCCTCGTTGCCCTGATCGCCATCGTCGCGGTGGTCGCCGTGGCCTTCTTCGGCCAGCGACTCTCCAACTCCTACAACTCGATCGCGACCGCGCCGGGCTGGTAG
- a CDS encoding pirin family protein, translating into MPAVTVESTLTLPRVDEPGLEAVERPVKSITTAPSGFEGEGFPVRRAFAGVDMADLDPFIHLDQMGEVDYAPGEPKGTPWHPHRGFETVTYMIDGTFEHQDSEGGGGVITNGDTQWMTAGSGLLHIEAPPEALVMSGGLFHGFQLWVNLPARDKFIAPRYQDLRGAEVVLLTSPDGGALVRLIAGDVAGHRGPGDTHTPITMIHATLNAGSRLRLPWRPEFNALIYVLNGSGTFGPDGRPAGTGQLVAFGPGDSVTVTANRRQESRSPDMDVLVLGGRPIGEPVAWHGPFVMNTRDELVQAFEDFNAGRLGRIPPPQARRT; encoded by the coding sequence ATGCCGGCCGTCACCGTCGAGAGCACACTGACACTCCCCCGAGTGGACGAACCAGGGCTGGAGGCCGTCGAGCGTCCCGTCAAGTCGATCACGACCGCCCCCTCGGGCTTCGAGGGCGAGGGATTCCCCGTCCGCAGGGCGTTCGCAGGCGTCGACATGGCAGACCTCGATCCCTTCATCCACCTCGACCAGATGGGCGAGGTGGACTACGCACCCGGTGAGCCGAAGGGGACGCCGTGGCACCCGCACCGTGGGTTCGAGACCGTCACCTACATGATCGACGGCACCTTCGAGCACCAGGACTCGGAAGGCGGCGGCGGCGTCATCACGAACGGCGACACCCAATGGATGACGGCAGGCTCCGGCCTGCTCCATATCGAGGCGCCGCCCGAGGCGCTCGTGATGAGCGGAGGGCTGTTTCACGGGTTCCAGTTGTGGGTCAACCTCCCCGCCCGGGACAAGTTCATCGCCCCCCGCTACCAGGACCTCAGGGGCGCCGAGGTCGTGCTGCTCACCTCGCCGGACGGCGGGGCCCTCGTCCGGCTCATCGCGGGCGACGTCGCCGGTCATCGCGGACCGGGCGACACCCACACGCCGATCACGATGATCCACGCCACCCTCAATGCCGGCTCGCGGCTGAGGTTGCCGTGGCGGCCCGAGTTCAACGCCCTGATCTACGTCCTCAACGGCAGTGGAACGTTCGGACCCGACGGCCGACCGGCGGGAACGGGCCAGCTCGTCGCGTTCGGCCCCGGCGACTCGGTCACGGTGACGGCCAACCGGCGCCAGGAGTCACGGAGCCCCGACATGGACGTCCTCGTGCTCGGCGGCAGGCCGATTGGCGAGCCGGTCGCCTGGCACGGGCCGTTCGTCATGAACACGAGAGACGAGCTCGTGCAGGCATTCGAGGACTTCAACGCCGGAAGGCTCGGCCGGATCCCTCCCCCGCAGGCCCGTCGCACGTAG
- a CDS encoding TIGR03618 family F420-dependent PPOX class oxidoreductase has translation MLNDKAVALATGPNLGMISTVMPNGHIQTQPVWVDSDGEHVLVNTEIHRQKMKNLKKHPMVTVTIMDHDNHWNWVEVRGKLVDTITGTEARSHIDKLAKKYMGVDDYPNPIQSERVILVIEPDRVFSFPPA, from the coding sequence ATGTTGAACGACAAGGCGGTGGCGCTGGCGACGGGGCCCAACCTGGGAATGATCTCGACCGTCATGCCGAACGGTCACATCCAGACGCAGCCGGTTTGGGTCGACTCGGACGGTGAGCACGTGCTCGTGAACACCGAGATCCACCGCCAGAAGATGAAGAACTTGAAGAAGCATCCGATGGTGACCGTCACGATCATGGATCACGACAACCACTGGAATTGGGTCGAGGTGCGGGGCAAGCTCGTCGACACGATCACTGGGACCGAGGCTCGCTCCCACATCGACAAGCTGGCCAAGAAGTACATGGGAGTCGACGACTACCCGAACCCCATCCAGTCGGAGCGAGTGATCCTCGTGATCGAGCCTGATCGGGTCTTCAGCTTCCCACCCGCCTGA
- a CDS encoding TrpB-like pyridoxal phosphate-dependent enzyme, producing the protein MTERTKILLDESEMPTQWYNIVPDLPAPPPPVLHPGTLQPVGPDDLAPLFPMALILQEVSPDRFVDIPGEVLDVYRLWRPSPLYRAHRLERALDTPARIYYKYEGVSPAGSHKPNTAVPQAFYNAREGVRKLTTETGAGQWGSALAFACALFGLECEVWQVAASYQQKPYRKTMMEVWGATVHSSPSDVTEAGRKIRALDPESPGSLGIAISEAVEAAVMGEGTKYSLGSVLNHVLMHQTIIGEEALLQFAKVGDTPDVLVGCTGGGSNFAGLSFPFLREKLAGNIAPTIRCVEPAACPSLTRGEYRYDFGDTMGMTPLVKMHTLGHDFIPDPIHAGGLRYHGMAPLVSHLYELGLVEAEAIHQNECFDAAVRFARTEGILPAPEPSHAIAAAIREAERARESGEETVILTAMCGHGHFDLAAYEAYLGGELVDYDYPEARVVEAMAKVPVVT; encoded by the coding sequence ATGACCGAGCGCACGAAGATCCTGCTCGACGAGAGTGAGATGCCGACGCAGTGGTACAACATCGTGCCGGACCTGCCGGCGCCGCCGCCTCCTGTGCTGCACCCGGGAACGCTGCAGCCGGTTGGCCCTGATGACCTCGCTCCACTCTTCCCGATGGCGCTCATCCTCCAGGAGGTGAGCCCGGACCGCTTCGTCGACATCCCGGGCGAGGTGCTCGATGTGTACAGGCTGTGGAGGCCCTCGCCTCTGTACCGCGCCCACCGTCTGGAGCGGGCCCTCGATACCCCGGCGCGCATCTACTACAAGTACGAGGGTGTGAGCCCTGCCGGATCGCACAAGCCCAACACGGCGGTGCCGCAGGCGTTCTACAACGCTCGCGAAGGGGTGCGCAAGCTCACCACCGAGACCGGGGCGGGCCAGTGGGGGAGCGCCCTCGCCTTCGCCTGCGCCCTGTTCGGCCTCGAGTGCGAGGTCTGGCAGGTTGCCGCCTCGTACCAGCAGAAGCCGTACCGCAAGACGATGATGGAGGTCTGGGGCGCCACCGTTCACTCGAGCCCCTCGGACGTCACCGAGGCCGGCCGCAAGATCAGAGCGCTGGACCCGGAATCGCCCGGGAGCCTCGGTATCGCTATCAGCGAGGCCGTCGAGGCGGCGGTGATGGGCGAGGGCACGAAATATTCCCTCGGCAGCGTCCTCAACCATGTGCTCATGCACCAGACGATCATCGGCGAGGAGGCCTTGCTGCAGTTCGCAAAGGTGGGCGATACGCCGGACGTTCTCGTCGGATGCACCGGTGGCGGGTCGAACTTCGCGGGGCTGTCCTTCCCGTTCTTGCGCGAGAAGCTCGCCGGCAACATCGCCCCGACGATCCGCTGCGTCGAGCCGGCCGCCTGCCCCTCTCTGACGAGGGGCGAGTACCGGTACGACTTCGGCGACACGATGGGGATGACGCCGCTCGTGAAGATGCACACCCTCGGACACGATTTCATCCCGGATCCGATCCACGCCGGTGGACTCCGCTATCACGGGATGGCCCCCCTCGTCTCGCATCTGTACGAGCTCGGCCTCGTCGAGGCTGAGGCCATCCACCAGAACGAGTGTTTCGACGCCGCCGTTCGATTCGCCAGGACGGAGGGCATCCTGCCTGCCCCGGAGCCGTCCCATGCGATCGCGGCTGCCATTCGCGAGGCCGAGCGGGCACGGGAATCCGGGGAGGAGACCGTCATCCTGACGGCCATGTGCGGCCACGGCCATTTCGACCTGGCGGCGTACGAGGCCTATCTGGGTGGGGAGCTCGTGGACTACGACTACCCGGAGGCGAGGGTGGTCGAGGCGATGGCGAAGGTGCCCGTCGTCACATAG
- a CDS encoding acyl-CoA thioester hydrolase/BAAT C-terminal domain-containing protein produces the protein MDAANVTVTEPVAGSDVPVRLAYVEVWDGLYAPIGLRVPAEGGPHPVVVLASGNGGGGMAWIRDAVANRGWIMERLLEAGMACAWIRYRTEVELGYHNGGPLVRDMRQGRGLFNRSPLEYEDEIAIVDHLKSLREIDADRVGLIGMSHGGEMVLKITSEYDGVRAAVASEPAAHEFLALTPDDTAFVNQETRLRNIEDMQMAEVDKVRRRIDMDIAAKRIATIDTPILVMGREEDHLQGIFRTSYELLAEAGKDVEWVSYDHPLHGYVFPMRGPDGAYEVDVVQHQAVGHVIDWLGAKLG, from the coding sequence ATGGACGCGGCGAATGTGACCGTCACCGAGCCTGTCGCAGGCTCGGACGTCCCTGTGCGACTCGCCTACGTCGAGGTATGGGACGGGCTGTACGCACCGATCGGGCTTCGGGTCCCCGCCGAGGGTGGCCCGCATCCTGTCGTCGTGCTGGCGTCCGGCAACGGAGGCGGCGGGATGGCGTGGATTCGCGACGCCGTCGCCAACCGCGGATGGATCATGGAGCGCCTCCTCGAGGCCGGTATGGCGTGCGCCTGGATCCGCTACCGGACGGAGGTCGAGCTCGGCTACCACAACGGAGGCCCTCTGGTGCGCGACATGCGGCAGGGGAGAGGCCTGTTCAACCGCTCACCGCTCGAGTACGAGGACGAGATCGCCATCGTCGATCACCTCAAGTCGCTTCGAGAGATCGACGCAGACAGGGTCGGGCTCATCGGCATGAGCCACGGAGGGGAGATGGTGCTGAAGATCACCTCGGAGTACGACGGCGTGCGGGCCGCGGTCGCTTCCGAGCCCGCCGCCCATGAGTTCCTCGCCCTCACCCCGGACGACACGGCGTTCGTGAACCAGGAGACACGCCTGCGGAACATCGAGGACATGCAGATGGCAGAGGTCGACAAGGTCAGGCGAAGGATCGACATGGATATCGCCGCCAAGCGGATCGCCACCATCGACACTCCGATCCTCGTCATGGGCCGGGAGGAAGACCACCTGCAAGGCATCTTCCGCACGAGCTACGAGCTACTCGCCGAGGCGGGCAAGGACGTCGAGTGGGTGTCGTACGACCATCCGCTCCACGGCTACGTGTTCCCGATGCGGGGACCGGACGGAGCGTACGAGGTCGACGTCGTGCAGCACCAGGCCGTCGGCCACGTCATCGACTGGCTGGGAGCCAAGCTCGGCTAG
- a CDS encoding acyltransferase produces the protein MTSETTIRATGRDAYVDFLRAFSLVIVVVWHWVFTILEVSPTTVSPSNPIGFTRGMWAATWVLQVMPVFFFVGGFTHRLAFDHYTPGTSRRFLKRRIQRLLAPALGLVAVWIGVGFLLRMLVGGQWIWPAVILVLSPLWFLVVYLVLVAIAPVAVRAHWRWGELVIVWLIGLAAVLDVLRFAHEQGWAAWVNFIVIWGLAHQLGFFYDKLAAAPRRVGWMFAWSGFFALVALTNMGFYPRSVVGVPGERFSNMGPPTLAIVALILLQVGLVLLLREWVLGRLATSAAWQRTAAWVNANALALYLFHTTAMAAVVAVAFVAFGYRPPSQPTAHWWLTRPLWLIGPALATLPFLALYGKLGSRQGASERLE, from the coding sequence GTGACGAGCGAAACGACGATCCGGGCGACCGGGCGCGACGCTTACGTCGACTTCCTGCGCGCCTTCTCGCTCGTCATCGTCGTCGTGTGGCATTGGGTATTCACGATCCTCGAGGTGTCTCCGACGACCGTGTCGCCTTCGAACCCGATCGGCTTCACGCGTGGGATGTGGGCGGCCACCTGGGTCTTGCAGGTGATGCCCGTCTTCTTCTTCGTCGGCGGCTTCACCCACCGTCTGGCTTTCGACCACTACACGCCGGGGACGTCGCGGCGATTCCTGAAGCGGCGGATCCAGCGCCTCCTGGCACCGGCCCTCGGGCTCGTCGCCGTCTGGATCGGCGTCGGCTTCCTGCTCCGGATGTTGGTCGGGGGCCAGTGGATCTGGCCGGCCGTGATCCTCGTGCTCTCCCCGCTGTGGTTCCTGGTGGTGTACCTCGTGCTCGTGGCGATCGCCCCGGTGGCGGTTCGAGCCCACTGGCGGTGGGGTGAGCTGGTGATCGTCTGGCTCATCGGGCTCGCTGCCGTGCTGGACGTGCTCCGCTTCGCCCACGAGCAGGGGTGGGCGGCGTGGGTCAACTTCATCGTGATCTGGGGCCTCGCCCACCAGCTCGGGTTCTTCTACGACAAGCTCGCCGCGGCCCCGCGCCGGGTCGGCTGGATGTTCGCCTGGTCGGGGTTCTTCGCGCTGGTTGCGCTGACGAACATGGGTTTCTACCCCCGCTCGGTGGTGGGCGTGCCCGGGGAGCGCTTCTCGAACATGGGACCACCCACGCTGGCGATCGTCGCCTTGATCCTCCTCCAGGTCGGACTGGTGCTGCTGCTTCGAGAGTGGGTGCTCGGGCGGCTGGCCACGAGCGCCGCCTGGCAGCGGACCGCAGCCTGGGTGAATGCGAACGCCCTCGCCCTCTACCTCTTCCACACGACGGCGATGGCCGCCGTGGTGGCAGTCGCCTTCGTGGCCTTCGGGTACCGGCCGCCTTCGCAGCCGACCGCACATTGGTGGCTCACGAGGCCGTTGTGGCTGATCGGGCCGGCGCTGGCGACGCTCCCCTTCCTGGCTCTCTACGGGAAGCTCGGCTCCCGCCAAGGCGCCTCCGAGCGGCTCGAGTAG
- a CDS encoding patatin-like phospholipase family protein has translation MSKVGLVLGGGGITGASYHFGALLAIEMATGWDPAHADVIVGTSSGAFTAAMLRGGQLTLDTLIGNAATRQEVSDRLRGYVYRRGRPRGVIRWLRKGVLPSMVRPDVGIVLGCPALYTTDGLVEWVEHALGDLADGWPSAPTVIVAYDLDGRKRVPFGTERAPEVPLKIAVAASAAVPFIFEPVRIDGRWYADGGIATGTSADLVLASQEPLDVVLVIAPLAALEPRPHARFYEDVFDRLGRTALDAELEKIRTAWPDTDIVVLRPDEHVLSAARPNPMSLDAAVPAFLRTLRSLRDHLGSAETWDVLSRHLVRDRVR, from the coding sequence GTGAGCAAGGTAGGGCTGGTTCTCGGAGGCGGTGGGATCACCGGTGCCTCCTATCACTTCGGGGCGCTGCTCGCCATCGAGATGGCAACCGGATGGGATCCTGCCCACGCCGACGTCATCGTCGGTACCTCGTCGGGAGCGTTCACGGCTGCCATGCTGCGCGGCGGCCAGCTGACCCTCGACACGCTCATCGGGAATGCGGCGACTCGCCAGGAGGTCTCGGACCGCCTGAGAGGCTACGTCTACCGCAGGGGACGCCCGCGCGGCGTCATCCGCTGGCTCCGCAAGGGCGTGCTCCCGAGCATGGTGCGACCCGACGTCGGGATCGTGCTCGGCTGCCCGGCGTTGTACACGACGGACGGCCTCGTCGAATGGGTCGAGCACGCCTTGGGCGATCTCGCCGATGGCTGGCCGAGCGCTCCCACCGTCATCGTCGCCTACGACCTCGACGGACGAAAGCGAGTCCCCTTCGGCACCGAACGGGCCCCGGAGGTCCCGCTGAAGATCGCGGTTGCCGCCTCGGCGGCCGTGCCATTCATCTTCGAGCCGGTCCGCATCGATGGCCGTTGGTACGCAGACGGCGGCATCGCCACCGGGACGAGCGCCGACTTGGTGCTCGCCAGCCAGGAGCCGCTCGACGTCGTCCTCGTGATCGCCCCGCTGGCCGCCCTCGAGCCGCGACCGCACGCCCGGTTCTACGAGGACGTCTTCGATCGGCTCGGAAGGACCGCGCTCGACGCCGAGCTCGAGAAGATCAGGACCGCCTGGCCGGACACGGACATCGTCGTGCTGCGACCGGATGAGCACGTCCTGTCGGCGGCCCGGCCCAATCCGATGTCACTGGACGCCGCCGTCCCGGCTTTCCTGAGGACGCTGCGCTCGTTACGTGACCACCTCGGCTCAGCCGAAACTTGGGACGTGCTCAGCCGCCACCTGGTCCGAGATCGGGTGCGCTGA
- a CDS encoding DivIVA domain-containing protein, whose translation MLAASDDRRAGVDVTPSDIRRKRFDVMKKGGYDPEAVHAYLNEVSFVIADQHRSLMEARARLSRVEKELEEFRSSGDRLEEAVLTASRSRNEAVSKAREEAELIVGRARREALQLLDQSRNDAEEFLDSARDEYTRIQRRAEHLRGVVRQTEDVLRTMAQGDLAQAPVDAGGVRLRDMLADPDSVIDTAATVEADAIVELDEDRHTVRLGGGARMPRGIDMGQAVDLLLDQLRSVKVPA comes from the coding sequence GTGCTCGCCGCCTCCGACGACAGGAGAGCAGGCGTGGACGTGACCCCTTCCGACATCAGGCGCAAGCGCTTCGACGTCATGAAGAAGGGCGGTTACGACCCTGAGGCCGTCCACGCCTACCTGAACGAGGTCTCGTTCGTCATCGCCGACCAGCACCGCTCGCTCATGGAGGCGAGGGCACGGCTCAGTCGCGTCGAGAAGGAGCTCGAGGAGTTCCGCAGCTCCGGTGATCGCCTCGAGGAGGCGGTCCTCACGGCGTCGCGCTCCAGGAACGAGGCGGTCTCGAAGGCTCGGGAAGAGGCCGAGTTGATCGTCGGCCGTGCCAGGCGCGAGGCGCTGCAGCTACTCGACCAGTCGCGCAACGACGCCGAGGAGTTCCTCGACTCGGCCCGCGACGAGTACACCCGGATACAGCGGAGGGCTGAGCATCTGCGTGGCGTCGTGCGGCAGACCGAGGACGTGCTGCGCACGATGGCCCAGGGCGACCTCGCCCAGGCTCCAGTCGACGCAGGAGGAGTCAGGCTGCGCGACATGCTTGCCGACCCCGACTCCGTGATCGACACCGCCGCCACGGTGGAGGCCGACGCCATCGTGGAGCTCGACGAAGACCGGCATACGGTCAGGCTCGGCGGGGGAGCGAGGATGCCGCGAGGCATCGACATGGGGCAGGCCGTCGACCTGCTCCTCGACCAACTCCGCTCGGTCAAGGTGCCCGCGTAG